The Exiguobacterium acetylicum genome includes a window with the following:
- the gap gene encoding type I glyceraldehyde-3-phosphate dehydrogenase, with translation MAVKVGINGFGRIGRLALRQILQFDGIEVVAINDLTDTKMLAHLLKYDTTQGRFDGEVEVHDGYFLVNGKEIKTLANRNPEELPWGELGVDIVLECTGFFTDKEKAELHLKAGAKKVVISAPATGDMKTVVFNTNHEILDGTETVISGASCTTNCLAPMAKVLQDQFGIVEGLMTTIHAYTGDQNTLDAPHPKGDFRRARAAAANIVPNSTGAAKAIGLVLPELQGKLDGSAQRVPVATGSLTELVTVLDKKVSVEEINAAMKAAANESYGYTEDEIVSSDIVGISYGSLFDATQTKVMTVGDKQLVKTVAWYDNEMSYTSQLVRTLKHFAEIAK, from the coding sequence ATGGCAGTAAAAGTTGGTATTAACGGATTTGGACGTATCGGACGTTTGGCACTTCGTCAAATTCTTCAATTCGATGGAATCGAAGTAGTCGCGATCAACGACCTTACAGACACTAAAATGCTTGCACACCTTCTCAAATATGATACGACTCAAGGTCGTTTCGATGGCGAAGTTGAAGTACACGACGGTTACTTCCTCGTCAACGGTAAAGAAATCAAAACACTTGCTAACCGCAACCCAGAAGAACTCCCATGGGGCGAGCTCGGTGTTGACATCGTTCTCGAATGTACTGGTTTCTTCACAGACAAAGAAAAAGCTGAGCTTCACTTGAAAGCTGGCGCTAAAAAAGTTGTTATCTCTGCACCTGCAACTGGCGACATGAAAACAGTCGTCTTCAACACGAACCATGAAATCCTTGACGGAACTGAAACAGTTATCTCTGGTGCTTCTTGTACTACTAACTGTCTCGCGCCAATGGCTAAAGTTCTCCAAGATCAGTTCGGAATCGTTGAAGGTCTCATGACTACGATCCACGCTTACACTGGTGACCAAAACACACTCGACGCTCCACACCCTAAAGGTGACTTCCGTCGTGCACGTGCGGCAGCAGCAAACATCGTTCCTAACTCAACTGGTGCTGCAAAAGCAATCGGTCTCGTTCTTCCAGAACTTCAAGGTAAACTTGACGGATCTGCACAACGTGTACCAGTCGCTACAGGTTCACTCACTGAGCTCGTAACTGTACTTGACAAAAAAGTTTCTGTAGAAGAAATCAACGCAGCAATGAAAGCAGCTGCTAACGAGTCTTACGGTTACACTGAAGACGAAATCGTTTCTTCTGACATCGTTGGTATCTCTTACGGATCACTCTTCGATGCAACACAAACTAAAGTCATGACAGTCGGCGACAAACAACTCGTTAAAACAGTTGCTTGGTATGACAACGAAATGTCTTACACTAGCCAACTCGTTCGTACACTCAAACACTTCGCAGAAATCGCTAAGTAA